The Xanthomonas sontii genome contains a region encoding:
- the carA gene encoding glutamine-hydrolyzing carbamoyl-phosphate synthase small subunit, with protein MTQPAILVLEDGTVFEGESVGAAGLSVGEVVFNTAMTGYQEILTDPSYARQLVTLTYPHIGNTGCTDQDDEAAQVWSAGLIVRDVPRRPSNWRNQVALPDWLIQRGVVAIAGIDTRKLTRILREKGSQNGALMAGEVNVDTALDAARKFPGLKGMDLAKVVSTDKSYPWRDGQLDLDSNAFVTAEPKFKVVAYDYGVKHNILRMLAERGCEVTVVPAQTPVAEVLAMNPHGVFLSNGPGDPAPCDYAIAAIKELLARKIPTFGICLGHQLLALAAGAQTLKMGHGHHGANHPVQDLDSGRVMITSQNHGFAVDEATLPANVRVTHRSLFDGSNQGIALTDAPAFSFQGHPEASPGPRDVAPLFDRFTALMAAAA; from the coding sequence GTGACTCAACCCGCAATCCTTGTCCTTGAAGACGGCACCGTGTTCGAGGGCGAATCCGTAGGCGCTGCCGGCCTGTCCGTCGGCGAAGTGGTGTTCAACACCGCCATGACCGGCTACCAGGAGATCCTCACCGATCCCTCCTACGCCCGCCAACTGGTCACGCTGACGTATCCGCATATCGGCAACACCGGCTGCACCGACCAGGACGACGAGGCCGCCCAGGTCTGGTCGGCCGGCCTGATCGTGCGCGACGTGCCGCGCCGCCCCAGCAACTGGCGCAACCAGGTGGCGCTGCCGGACTGGCTGATCCAGCGCGGCGTGGTCGCCATCGCCGGCATCGACACCCGCAAGCTGACCCGCATCCTGCGCGAGAAGGGCTCGCAGAACGGCGCGCTGATGGCCGGCGAGGTGAACGTGGACACCGCGCTGGACGCGGCGCGCAAGTTCCCGGGGCTGAAGGGCATGGATCTGGCCAAGGTGGTCTCCACCGACAAGTCCTATCCCTGGCGCGACGGCCAGCTCGACCTGGACAGCAACGCCTTCGTCACGGCCGAGCCCAAGTTCAAGGTCGTCGCCTACGACTACGGGGTCAAGCACAACATCCTGCGCATGCTCGCCGAGCGCGGCTGCGAGGTGACCGTGGTGCCGGCGCAGACGCCGGTCGCCGAGGTGCTGGCGATGAACCCGCACGGCGTGTTCCTGTCCAACGGCCCCGGCGACCCGGCGCCGTGCGACTACGCGATCGCCGCGATCAAGGAACTGCTGGCGCGCAAGATCCCGACCTTCGGCATCTGCCTGGGCCACCAGCTGCTGGCGCTGGCCGCCGGCGCGCAGACCCTGAAGATGGGCCACGGTCACCACGGCGCCAACCATCCGGTGCAGGACCTGGACAGCGGCCGGGTGATGATCACCTCGCAGAACCATGGTTTCGCGGTGGACGAGGCGACCTTGCCGGCCAACGTGCGCGTCACCCATCGCTCGCTGTTCGATGGCAGCAACCAGGGCATTGCGCTCACCGACGCGCCGGCCTTCAGCTTCCAGGGCCACCCCGAAGCGTCGCCGGGTCCACGCGACGTGGCGCCGCTGTTCGATCGCTTCACCGCGCTGATGGCGGCCGCCGCCTGA
- the dapB gene encoding 4-hydroxy-tetrahydrodipicolinate reductase, whose protein sequence is MTTSPLRVLIHGASGRMGQALLRLAAQDPALQVVAAVVRRAPAQRVIDGVPYFAAAELGGVPAFDVAIDFSLPQGFDLVLALCTARGAALVSGTTGLEDAQRQALAAAAERIPLIWASNFSLGVAVLHDLVERAAAALPGWDCDIVESHHVHKQDAPSGTALTLGDAAAHGGAIARYASLRAGDIVGEHLVQFAGLGERVELVHRASNRDIFARGALHAAARLPGRAPGAYRLRDLLG, encoded by the coding sequence ATGACGACTTCTCCGCTGCGTGTGTTGATCCATGGTGCGTCCGGCCGGATGGGCCAGGCGTTGTTGCGGCTGGCCGCGCAGGACCCGGCGCTGCAAGTGGTGGCCGCGGTGGTGCGGCGTGCGCCGGCGCAGCGGGTGATCGACGGCGTGCCGTACTTCGCCGCAGCCGAACTGGGCGGCGTGCCGGCCTTCGACGTGGCGATCGATTTCAGCCTGCCGCAGGGCTTCGACCTGGTGCTGGCCCTGTGCACCGCGCGCGGTGCGGCGCTGGTGTCCGGCACCACCGGGCTGGAGGACGCGCAGCGGCAGGCGCTGGCCGCTGCCGCCGAACGCATTCCCTTGATCTGGGCGTCGAACTTCAGCCTGGGCGTGGCGGTGCTGCACGATCTGGTCGAGCGCGCCGCCGCGGCGCTGCCGGGCTGGGACTGCGACATCGTCGAATCCCACCACGTGCACAAGCAGGACGCGCCCTCTGGCACCGCGCTGACCCTCGGCGACGCGGCCGCGCACGGCGGCGCGATCGCGCGCTACGCCAGCCTGCGCGCCGGCGACATCGTCGGCGAACACCTGGTGCAGTTCGCCGGACTCGGCGAGCGGGTCGAACTGGTGCACCGCGCCAGCAACCGCGACATCTTCGCCCGTGGCGCGTTGCATGCCGCCGCGCGCCTGCCGGGGCGTGCGCCCGGCGCCTATCGGCTGCGCGACCTGCTCGGCTGA
- a CDS encoding MOSC domain-containing protein produces the protein MTSSDAAVASWTIDAVLVGRAQAFTRPGSRSAIDKRPQDGRLRIGPEGLELDEQGDRRVHGGPDKALHHYPRDHYPAWREELGAHALLDAPGAFGENLSSSGVTEADLCLGDRLRLGTAVVEVSQSRQPCWKLSDRFGVAALARRVQDSGRTGWYYRVLQPGEVAAGDRLELLERPYPQWPLARLVGLLYRREIDPAQLQEVLALPLVPNWRTLFERRLAQRAVEDWDKRLLGQAAAE, from the coding sequence ATGACGTCGTCCGATGCCGCCGTCGCGTCCTGGACCATCGACGCGGTCCTGGTCGGCCGCGCGCAGGCGTTCACCCGCCCGGGCAGCCGCAGCGCGATCGACAAGCGGCCCCAGGACGGACGCCTGCGCATCGGCCCGGAGGGGCTGGAGCTGGACGAGCAGGGCGACCGCCGCGTGCATGGCGGCCCCGACAAGGCCTTGCACCATTACCCGCGCGATCACTACCCGGCCTGGCGCGAGGAACTCGGCGCACATGCCTTGCTGGACGCGCCGGGCGCGTTCGGCGAGAACCTCAGCAGTAGCGGGGTGACCGAAGCCGACCTGTGCCTGGGCGACAGGCTGCGCCTGGGGACGGCCGTGGTCGAGGTGTCGCAGTCGCGGCAGCCGTGCTGGAAGCTGTCCGACCGGTTCGGCGTGGCCGCGCTGGCGCGGCGCGTGCAGGACAGCGGCCGCACCGGCTGGTACTACCGCGTGCTGCAGCCCGGCGAGGTCGCCGCCGGCGATCGCCTGGAGTTGCTGGAGCGTCCGTATCCGCAGTGGCCGCTGGCGCGGCTGGTCGGCCTGCTGTACCGGCGCGAGATCGACCCGGCGCAACTGCAGGAGGTGCTGGCGCTGCCGCTGGTGCCGAACTGGCGCACCCTGTTCGAGCGGCGCCTGGCGCAGCGTGCAGTGGAGGATTGGGACAAGCGCTTGCTGGGGCAGGCGGCGGCCGAGTAG
- a CDS encoding PLP-dependent aminotransferase family protein has product MPMTSPFQFSRRAQALTSSAIREILKVTERPEVISFAGGLPSPDTFPVERMREACDKVLRDAPQAALQYGPTEGYLLLREWVAARLSRDGAHIRPSQVLITTGSQQGLDLLGKVFIDEGSKVLVETPSYLGALQAFSLFQPAFAAMQSDDDGVVVDALDDAQLAGARFMYVLPNFQNPTGRRLPLHRRQALVARAAAAGVPIVEDDPYGELCYSGDTLPSLLSMNPEGAIYMGSFSKVFAPGLRLGYVVAPEPVHAKLVQAKQAADLHTPSFSQRIVYEAVQDGFLDAHIPGIRALYASRCEQMLAALAKYFPAQVRWNRPAGGMFIWVELPEGMDGGALLSKAIERNVAFVPGAPFFAVAPQRNTLRLSFVTVPAERIETGVRILGALLQDEVAAHRRATA; this is encoded by the coding sequence ATGCCGATGACCAGTCCATTCCAGTTTTCCCGCCGTGCGCAGGCGCTGACCAGTTCGGCGATCCGCGAAATCCTCAAGGTCACCGAACGGCCTGAAGTGATCTCCTTCGCCGGCGGCCTGCCGTCGCCGGATACCTTCCCGGTCGAGCGCATGCGCGAGGCCTGCGACAAGGTCCTGCGCGACGCGCCACAGGCGGCGCTGCAGTACGGCCCGACCGAAGGCTATCTGTTGCTGCGCGAATGGGTGGCGGCGCGGCTGAGCCGCGACGGCGCCCACATCCGTCCCAGCCAGGTGCTGATCACCACCGGTTCGCAGCAGGGCCTGGACCTGCTGGGCAAGGTGTTCATCGACGAAGGCAGCAAGGTGCTGGTGGAAACGCCCAGCTATCTCGGCGCGCTGCAGGCGTTCTCGCTGTTCCAGCCGGCGTTCGCGGCGATGCAGTCGGACGACGACGGCGTGGTGGTGGACGCGCTGGACGATGCGCAGCTGGCCGGCGCGCGCTTCATGTACGTGCTGCCGAACTTCCAGAATCCGACCGGACGGCGCCTGCCGCTGCACCGGCGCCAGGCGCTGGTAGCGCGTGCGGCGGCAGCCGGCGTGCCCATCGTCGAGGACGATCCCTACGGCGAGCTGTGCTACAGCGGCGACACGCTGCCGAGCCTGCTGTCGATGAACCCGGAGGGCGCCATCTACATGGGCTCGTTCTCCAAGGTGTTCGCGCCGGGCCTGCGCCTGGGCTATGTGGTCGCGCCGGAGCCGGTGCATGCCAAGCTGGTGCAGGCCAAGCAGGCGGCGGATCTGCACACGCCCTCGTTCAGCCAGCGCATCGTCTACGAGGCGGTGCAGGACGGGTTCCTGGATGCGCATATTCCCGGCATCCGTGCGCTGTACGCCAGCCGTTGCGAGCAGATGCTGGCCGCCCTGGCCAAGTACTTCCCGGCGCAGGTGCGCTGGAACCGCCCGGCCGGCGGCATGTTCATCTGGGTCGAACTGCCGGAGGGCATGGACGGCGGCGCGCTGCTGAGCAAGGCGATCGAGCGCAACGTGGCCTTCGTGCCGGGCGCGCCGTTCTTCGCGGTCGCGCCGCAGCGCAATACCCTGCGGCTGTCGTTCGTGACCGTGCCGGCCGAACGCATCGAGACCGGCGTGCGCATCCTCGGTGCGCTGCTGCAGGACGAGGTCGCTGCGCACCGGCGCGCGACGGCCTGA
- a CDS encoding DUF6587 family protein: protein MSASLLLQYLVIALAVLVSAWVVLKKQFPGTARKLRGALALRLLKPGRAAWLQALGRRIAPPASAGAGACGGCDSCGPTPPRRH from the coding sequence ATGAGCGCCTCGCTGCTGCTGCAGTACCTGGTGATCGCGCTGGCGGTACTGGTCAGCGCCTGGGTGGTGTTGAAGAAGCAATTCCCCGGCACCGCGCGCAAGCTGCGCGGCGCGCTCGCACTACGCCTGCTCAAGCCCGGCCGGGCGGCCTGGCTGCAGGCGCTGGGGCGGCGCATCGCACCGCCGGCCAGCGCCGGTGCAGGTGCCTGTGGCGGCTGCGACAGCTGCGGGCCGACGCCGCCGCGGCGGCACTGA
- the feoB gene encoding ferrous iron transport protein B, with protein MSAVAAPLRLALVGNPNCGKTALFNQLTGSKQKVANYAGVTVERKEGRFRAPSGREFAVLDLPGAYSLQPASLDEAITRDLCRGFYPGEPAPDVLVCVVDATNLRLHLRFALELRELGKPMLVALNMVDAAQRRGIQIDRQALEQALGVPVIETVAVRRNGARALVERLDALAPALPAAVAPSEGQGDYHQQVRAILAAAVSMPTRTSRVDDALDRWLLHPVAGLLTLVLVMFLIFQAVFAWAQPVMDLIDGGTKALGVWVGGTLPQGPLNSLLVDGIIAGLGGVVVFLPQILILFAFILALEESGYLPRAAFLLDRMMAAAGLSGRSFIPLLSSFACAVPGIMSTRSIQDPRDRLATILVAPLMTCSARLPVYTLLIAAFVPQKQVWGVLNQQGLVLFGLYVAAIVSGLAVSWTMKKWRRDKGEHPLLLELPSYRVPHLRDLALGLWERAAIFLKRVGGIILALTILLWFLLNFPAPPADATLPAIDYSFAGRIGHAMTTVFSPLGFNWQICIALIPGLAAREVAVSSLATVYALSAADDDAAAQALSPLIHDGWSLATALSLLVWYIYAPMCISTLATIKRETNSWKQMSFAAFYLFALAYLASLVTYQVAVALGAG; from the coding sequence GTGAGCGCGGTGGCCGCGCCGCTGCGCCTGGCCCTGGTCGGCAACCCGAACTGCGGCAAGACCGCGCTGTTCAACCAGTTGACCGGCAGCAAGCAGAAGGTCGCGAACTACGCCGGCGTCACCGTCGAGCGCAAGGAGGGCCGCTTCCGCGCGCCGTCCGGGCGCGAGTTCGCGGTGCTGGATCTGCCCGGCGCCTACAGCCTGCAGCCGGCCAGCCTGGACGAGGCGATCACCCGCGACCTGTGCCGCGGCTTCTACCCGGGCGAGCCGGCGCCGGACGTGCTGGTCTGCGTGGTCGACGCCACCAACCTGCGCCTGCACCTGCGCTTCGCGCTGGAACTGCGCGAGCTGGGCAAGCCGATGCTGGTCGCCTTGAACATGGTCGACGCGGCGCAGCGCCGCGGCATCCAGATCGACCGCCAGGCGCTGGAACAGGCGCTGGGCGTGCCGGTGATCGAGACCGTGGCGGTGCGCCGCAACGGCGCCCGCGCCCTGGTCGAGCGGCTGGACGCGCTGGCGCCGGCACTGCCGGCCGCGGTGGCGCCGAGCGAAGGGCAGGGCGACTACCACCAGCAGGTGCGCGCGATCCTGGCGGCGGCGGTGTCGATGCCGACCCGCACCTCGCGCGTCGACGACGCGCTGGACCGTTGGCTGCTGCATCCGGTCGCCGGCCTGTTGACCCTAGTGCTGGTGATGTTCCTGATCTTCCAGGCGGTTTTTGCCTGGGCGCAGCCTGTGATGGACCTGATCGACGGTGGGACCAAGGCGCTCGGTGTCTGGGTCGGCGGAACGCTGCCGCAGGGGCCGCTGAACAGCCTGCTGGTGGACGGCATCATCGCCGGCCTCGGTGGGGTGGTGGTGTTCCTGCCGCAGATCCTGATCCTGTTCGCCTTCATCCTGGCGCTGGAGGAATCCGGCTATCTGCCGCGCGCGGCGTTCCTGCTCGACCGCATGATGGCCGCGGCCGGCCTGTCCGGGCGCTCGTTCATCCCGCTGCTGTCCAGCTTCGCCTGCGCCGTGCCTGGGATCATGTCCACGCGCAGCATCCAGGACCCGCGCGATCGCCTGGCGACCATTCTGGTGGCGCCGCTGATGACCTGTTCGGCGCGGCTGCCGGTGTACACCTTGCTGATCGCCGCGTTTGTGCCGCAGAAGCAGGTGTGGGGCGTGCTCAATCAGCAGGGCCTGGTGTTGTTTGGCCTGTACGTGGCAGCGATCGTCAGTGGTTTGGCTGTGTCGTGGACGATGAAGAAGTGGCGTCGCGACAAGGGCGAGCATCCGCTGCTGCTGGAACTGCCGTCCTACCGCGTGCCGCACCTGCGCGATCTGGCGCTGGGCCTGTGGGAGCGCGCGGCGATCTTCCTCAAGCGCGTCGGCGGCATCATCCTGGCGTTGACCATCCTGCTGTGGTTCCTGCTGAACTTTCCGGCGCCGCCGGCCGACGCCACCCTGCCGGCGATCGACTACAGCTTCGCCGGCCGCATCGGCCACGCCATGACCACGGTGTTCTCGCCGCTGGGCTTCAACTGGCAGATCTGTATCGCGCTGATCCCCGGCCTGGCCGCGCGCGAGGTGGCCGTGTCGTCGCTGGCGACGGTGTACGCGCTGTCGGCGGCCGACGACGATGCCGCCGCGCAGGCGCTGTCGCCGTTGATCCACGACGGCTGGTCGCTGGCCACCGCGCTGTCGTTGCTGGTCTGGTACATCTACGCACCGATGTGCATTTCCACCCTGGCCACGATCAAGCGCGAGACCAACTCGTGGAAGCAGATGAGCTTCGCCGCGTTCTACCTGTTCGCGCTGGCGTATCTGGCCTCGCTGGTCACCTACCAGGTTGCGGTGGCGCTGGGAGCCGGCTGA
- a CDS encoding FeoA family protein — translation MTLSDMPLRSSALVESVHDRQANDAIARRLRELGFVAGEQVQVLASGPIGGEPLLVQVGYTRFALRRSEAARVQVSALDEVRS, via the coding sequence GTGACGTTGTCCGACATGCCGTTGCGCAGCAGCGCCCTCGTGGAATCCGTGCACGACCGCCAGGCCAACGACGCCATCGCCCGGCGTCTGCGCGAGCTGGGCTTCGTCGCCGGCGAACAGGTGCAGGTGCTGGCCAGCGGGCCGATCGGTGGCGAACCGCTGCTGGTGCAGGTGGGCTATACGCGCTTCGCGCTGCGGCGCAGCGAGGCGGCACGGGTGCAGGTCAGCGCGCTGGACGAGGTGCGCTCGTGA
- a CDS encoding enoyl-CoA hydratase-related protein, protein MSDALLLQRSGKVLTLQLNRPEVRNAFDAALIAQLSDALLQIGADPQVQVLVLAGAGAAFSAGADLQWMRSMAGAGEQENLDDALALARLMRLLDELPKPTVARVQGAAFGGAVGLVACCDIAVAATDARFALSESRLGLLPAVISPYVIAAIGARQARRWFASAETFDAATAAQIGLVHQAVAPEALDAAVQRQVALLGQAGPLAAAGAKALVRRVAAGGERDALDQANAALIAQLRVSAEGQEGLNAFLEKREPAWRASR, encoded by the coding sequence ATGAGCGATGCCCTGTTGTTGCAACGATCCGGCAAGGTCCTGACCCTGCAGTTGAACCGACCCGAGGTCCGCAACGCCTTCGACGCCGCGCTGATCGCCCAGCTCAGCGACGCCCTGCTGCAGATCGGCGCCGATCCGCAGGTGCAGGTGCTGGTCCTGGCCGGTGCCGGCGCGGCGTTCTCGGCCGGCGCCGACCTGCAGTGGATGCGCTCGATGGCCGGCGCCGGCGAACAGGAGAACCTGGACGATGCGCTGGCCCTGGCGCGGCTGATGCGCCTGCTGGACGAACTGCCCAAGCCCACGGTGGCGCGGGTGCAAGGCGCGGCGTTCGGTGGCGCGGTGGGCCTGGTCGCCTGTTGCGACATCGCCGTGGCCGCCACCGATGCGCGCTTCGCGCTTAGCGAAAGCCGGCTGGGCCTGCTGCCGGCGGTGATCTCGCCATACGTGATCGCGGCGATCGGCGCGCGCCAGGCGCGGCGCTGGTTCGCCAGCGCGGAAACCTTCGACGCCGCCACCGCGGCGCAGATCGGCCTGGTCCACCAGGCGGTGGCGCCGGAGGCGCTGGACGCGGCGGTGCAACGCCAGGTCGCCCTGCTCGGCCAGGCCGGGCCGCTGGCCGCCGCCGGCGCCAAGGCGCTGGTGCGGCGGGTCGCGGCCGGTGGCGAGCGCGATGCGCTAGACCAGGCCAACGCCGCCCTGATCGCGCAGTTGCGGGTCTCGGCCGAAGGCCAGGAAGGACTGAATGCGTTCCTGGAGAAACGCGAACCGGCCTGGAGGGCCAGCCGATGA
- a CDS encoding VOC family protein — translation MNPIDHLGLRCSDLDRSLAFYRAALAALELDVVMQVSAEESGGQRHVGFGRDGKPSFWIADGGRDNGVHVAFVAASRAQVDAFHRAGLAAGGRDHGAPGLRPHYHPDYYGAFLLDPDGHNLEAVCHRPAAA, via the coding sequence ATGAACCCGATCGACCATCTCGGCCTGCGCTGCAGCGACCTCGACCGCAGCCTGGCCTTCTACCGTGCCGCCCTGGCCGCGCTGGAGCTGGACGTGGTGATGCAGGTGAGCGCCGAGGAAAGCGGCGGCCAGCGCCATGTCGGCTTCGGTCGCGACGGCAAGCCCAGCTTCTGGATCGCGGATGGCGGCCGCGACAATGGCGTGCACGTGGCCTTCGTCGCCGCCAGCCGCGCGCAGGTGGACGCGTTCCATCGCGCCGGCCTGGCCGCCGGCGGCCGCGACCACGGCGCACCGGGCCTGCGCCCGCACTACCACCCCGACTACTACGGCGCGTTCCTGCTGGATCCGGACGGCCACAACCTCGAAGCGGTCTGCCACCGCCCGGCAGCAGCCTGA
- a CDS encoding hydroxymethylglutaryl-CoA lyase — protein sequence MSDRVRIVEVGPRDGLQNEKAWVATADKIELIARLGRTGLHSIEATSFVSPKWVPQLADAAEVYAGIAQVPGVDYPVLVPNLQGYERAAAVGVREVAVFTAASETFNRTNTNAGIDESLARFAPVLERAAADGIKVRGYVSTVLGCPYQGAVPLADVVRVAQRLHAMGCYEISLGDTIGVGTPGKARAMLRAVAAVVPMDALAVHFHDTYGQALANIAACLEEGVRVVDAAVSGAGGCPYAKGASGNVASEDVVYLLHGNGVETGIDLPALAATGRWLAQKLGRPTGSKVGQALAAEG from the coding sequence ATGAGCGACCGCGTGCGCATCGTCGAAGTCGGCCCGCGCGACGGCCTGCAGAACGAGAAGGCCTGGGTCGCCACCGCCGACAAGATCGAGCTGATCGCGCGGCTGGGCCGCACCGGCCTGCACAGCATCGAGGCGACCAGCTTCGTCAGCCCCAAATGGGTGCCGCAACTGGCCGATGCGGCCGAGGTCTATGCCGGCATCGCGCAGGTGCCGGGGGTGGACTATCCGGTGCTGGTGCCGAACCTGCAGGGCTACGAGCGCGCCGCCGCGGTCGGGGTGCGCGAGGTGGCGGTGTTCACCGCCGCCTCGGAGACCTTCAACCGCACCAATACCAATGCCGGCATCGACGAATCGCTGGCGCGCTTCGCCCCGGTGCTGGAGCGCGCGGCGGCGGACGGGATCAAGGTGCGCGGCTACGTGTCCACCGTGCTCGGCTGTCCGTACCAGGGCGCGGTGCCGCTGGCCGACGTGGTGCGGGTGGCGCAGCGGCTGCATGCGATGGGCTGCTACGAGATCTCGCTGGGCGACACCATCGGCGTGGGCACGCCGGGCAAGGCGCGGGCGATGCTGCGCGCGGTCGCCGCCGTGGTGCCGATGGACGCATTGGCGGTGCACTTCCACGACACCTACGGCCAGGCCCTGGCCAACATCGCCGCCTGCCTGGAAGAAGGCGTGCGCGTGGTCGATGCCGCGGTGTCCGGCGCCGGCGGCTGCCCCTACGCCAAGGGTGCCAGTGGCAACGTGGCCAGCGAGGACGTGGTCTACCTGCTGCACGGCAATGGCGTGGAGACCGGGATCGACCTGCCCGCGCTGGCCGCGACCGGCCGCTGGCTGGCGCAGAAACTGGGCCGGCCGACCGGCAGCAAGGTCGGCCAG